From a region of the Chroicocephalus ridibundus chromosome 8, bChrRid1.1, whole genome shotgun sequence genome:
- the C8H1orf210 gene encoding type III endosome membrane protein TEMP codes for MAPACLLGVCSLLCAWSVVTGHPCSLDHQGWANCNGKSLLHAPSSLPRNITGLDLSFNSLVVPRHGTLLVHFASLHSLNLSSNALLALSPAVFSNLGALRLLDLSSCSIAYLHTDTFKGLGNLHTLLLRNNSLQELEVPFFLPLKALFHLDLQHNALVSVDPWSLQLMEAVPQVRLEGNPWVCDCTAHPLQQWLQRRRAVQVTCASPPGLRGREVAALDSQDLGCWMKQRFPRGASTAQQITVTHSNTTTPPTTKAGRSWPYLVGFLVAAISISILIALAAKCKLFHKNFASYRHRPLPETSSIGGSPMEDSSDWDRGSSGQGASKNHPMPGAADLQAEDDDGFIEDNYIQPSEHLPEEEEREVHLSI; via the exons atggctcctgcctgcctgcttgggGTCTGCAGCCTCCTCTGCGCCTGGTCAGTGGTGACGGGACACCCCTGCAGCCTCGACCACCAG GGATGGGCCAACTGCAATGGGAAGAGCCTCCTGCACGCTCCAAGTTCCCTTCCAAGGAACATCACCGGTCTGGACCTCTCCTTCAACTCCTTGGTCGTGCCCCGTCACGGGACTCTTTTGGTGCATTTCGCTTCCCTGCACTCCCTCAACCTGTCCAGCAATGCCCTGCTGGCGCTGAGCCCAGCAGTCTTCTCCAACCTCGGAGCACTGCGTCTGCTGGacctgagcagctgcagcatcgcctACCTCCACACGGACACTTTCAAGGGCTTGGGAAACTTGCACACACTGCTTCTAAGAAACAACAGTCTGCAAGAGCTTGAGGTCCCTTTCTTCCTGCCGCTGAAGGCTCTTTTCCACCTGGACCTGCAGCACAACGCGCTGGTCTCTGTGGACCCTTGGAGCCTGCAGCTGATGGAGGCAGTCCCGCAGGTCCGGCTGGAAGGGAACCCCTGGGTCTGCGACTGCACCGCACACCCtctgcagcagtggctgcagcGCAGGCGAG CTGTGCAGGTGACCTGCGCGtcgcccccggggctgcggggccgggaggTCGCAGCTCTGGATTCCCAGGACCTGGGCTGCTGGATGAAGCAGCGGTTTCCTCGGGGGGCCAGCACGGCCCAGCAGATCACAGTGACCCACAGCAACA CCACCACGCCGCCCACCACGAAGGCAGGAAGGAGCTGGCCGTACCTGGTGGGCTTCCTGGTGGCAGCAATCAGCATCTCCATCCTGATCGCTCTGGCTGCCAAGTGCAAGCTCTTCCACAAGAACTTCGCCAGCTACCGCCACCGGCCACTGCCCGAAACCAGCTCTATCGGAGGTAGCCCCATGGAGGACAGCAGTGACTGGGACAGGGGGTCCTCAGGCCAGGGGGCCAGCAAGAACCACCCCATGCCTGGTGCTGCTGACCTGCAAGCTGAGGATGACGATGGCTTCATCGAGGACAACTACATCCAGCCAAGTGAGCATCTGCCAGAGGAAGAGGAGCGGGAGGTACACCTCTCCATCTGA
- the TMEM125 gene encoding transmembrane protein 125, giving the protein MPELAELSSPRTPADAEHIQRNILEEHVELWWFQDPKKSILCYGVAVVLILACGIGGIILLYSTSSRSGEWRLAVGTTLCLLALLVLLKQLLSSAIQDMNCIRSRDQIELLKSGGFSDCLVLLLSALVLVVCGVVLTVLSTTTMQLSPARPLASMFTSGVVLLTAGSAILLCLLLYLLCTSCRQAAPRSLETGEIRVFTISGRLAANRRLPPTSSMANLI; this is encoded by the coding sequence ATGccggagctggcagagctgagcagcCCCCGCACCCCTGCAGACGCGGAGCACATCCAGAGGAATATCTTGGAGGAACATGTGGAGCTCTGGTGGTTCCAGGACCCCAAGAAGTCCATCCTATGCTACGGAGTGGCTGTGGTGCTGATCCTGGCCTGTGGGATCGGGGGCATCATCCTGCTGTATAGCACCAGCAGCCGGTCTGGGGAGTGGCGGCTGGCCGTGGGCACCACACTCTGCCTCCTGGCCCTGCTCGTGCTGctgaagcagctgctgagctctgcAATCCAGGACATGAACTGCATCCGCAGCCGGGATCAGATCGAGCTCCTGAAGAGCGGGGGCTTCTCGGactgcctggtgctgctgctcagcgCCCTGGTGCTGGTGGTCTGTGGGGTCGTTCTCACCGTCCTCTCCACCACGACCATGCAGCTCAGCCCCGCGCGGCCGCTGGCCAGCATGTTCACCAGCGGGGTTGTCCTCCTGACTGCCGGCAGTgccatcctcctctgcctgctgctctaCCTGCTCTGCACCTCCTGCCGCCAGGCAGCTCCTCGGAGCCTAGAGACTGGCGAGATCCGTGTCTTCACCATCTCCGGCCGCCTCGCTGCAAACAGGCGGCTTCCTCCCACCTCCAGCATGGCCAACCTGATCTGA